In Theileria equi strain WA chromosome 4 map unlocalized gcontig_1105316255033, whole genome shotgun sequence, the following are encoded in one genomic region:
- a CDS encoding hypothetical protein (encoded by transcript BEWA_016140A): MNTYQVDICPTVTPLKGLERKDGEKIGGKYNSYIFTAKSEEKFEISAIVYDGEPLKGIVVSNTMVEKLTIYLDGYNKILLIHTLAFEVGNLYWINQDTTKNTERVTFAEFLLKETSHLNTGELGCILSNVTQHSGFNSIDLHMKHESTAKKLVSVSDIIFDLDKRYWDSSDSGKYLSEISRGEVTVIKSVIAGSNFTKIIHNALSKTFMIRGIKLSNGKYMKINGGFPNEGFAEFNVYYRDSDYSNPLLVELVEVYPTTHNYVKTKFYLTMNGKDSNGKWDICQICSVIDEKTELVQILQNITTHNRLLVYNISDEKLRNKLGDIRKGFSVDVTQIRGSTGVIQYYSFDGMYVPFKKERKQTKGYYMVRHATIPYFTVKKIKVTKTKELTEDELPPLGTLFEKLNAYYADYSYKDAVLIELECLDHSESDESPLFFYYYSQDERDEWIGYKLETHFVLDDGEEAIPDKNTIITHIKQHNNKIIFEELWKKLKGKLTRYPPATNKNPKGEQTTDDTTKDIRGHGNSKEADEKAEERTSTGSMQDSKHNIHSGEFDAVGCGIGVTFGILAICVGIYLLFPSIKRLANHYTIKKFMYSRYV, encoded by the coding sequence atgaATACGTATCAGGTAGATATTTGTCCTACTGTTACACCTTTAAAAGGATTAGAACgtaaagatggagaaaagaTAGGTGGTAAATACAACTCCTATATATTTACTGCaaaatctgaagaaaaatttgaaatatcaGCCATAGTTTACGATGGAGAACCACTGAAAGGTATAGTAGTGTCAAATACTATGGTTGAAAAATTAACTATATACTTAGATGGATATAATAAGATCTTACTAATACACACTTTGGCTTTTGAGGTGGGTAACCTATACTGGATAAATCAAGACACTACTAAAAACACAGAAAGAGTAACGTTTGCCGAATTTTTACTTAAGGAAACGTCACATCTAAACACAGGTGAACTTGGCTGCATACTATCTAACGTAACTCAACATAGTGGATTCAACTCCATTGATCTGCACATGAAACACGAATCTACCGCAAAAAAACTTGTTTCTGTATCAGATATTATATTTGATCTTGATAAAAGGTATTGGGATTCTTCTGACTCTGGCAAATATTTGTCTGAGATTTCCAGAGGAGAAGTGACTGTAATAAAATCTGTAATAGCAGGTAGTAACTTCACAAAAATCATACATAATGCACTTTCCAAGACGTTTATGATTAGGGGaataaaactttcaaatggaaaatataTGAAGATTAATGGTGGTTTTCCAAATGAGGGATTTGCAGAATTCAATGTATACTATAGAGATAGTGATTATAGCAATCCTTTGCTTGTGGAATTGGTAGAAGTATATCCAACAACTCACAATTATGTTAAGACTAAATTCTATCTTACTATGAATGGTAAAGATTCTAACGGAAAATGGGACATTTGTCAAATATGCTCAGTTATTGATGAGAAAACCGAACTTGTACAGATACTTCAGAACATAACTACACACAATAGGCTTTTGGTTTACAATATATCAGATGAAAAACTTAGGAACAAGCTTGGAGATATACGAAAAGGTTTTTCTGTAGATGTAACTCAGATTAGAGGATCCACGGGAGTAATCCAATATTATTCTTTTGATGGGATGTACGTTCCATTTAAAAAGGAAAGGAAACAGACAAAAGGTTACTATATGGTTAGACATGCCACTATTCCTTATTTTACTGTCAAGAAGATTAAAGTTACCAAGACTAAGGAACTTACTGAAGACGAGCTTCCTCCCCTTGGAACTTTATTTGAGAAATTAAATGCCTACTACGCTGACTATTCATACAAAGATGCGGTGCTTATCGAACTGGAGTGTTTGGATCATTCTGAATCTGATGAATCTCCTCTTTTTTTCTATTACTATTCCCAGGATGAGAGAGATGAATGGATTGGCTATAAATTAGAAACACATTTTGTTCTAGATGATGGAGAGGAAGCTATTCCGGATAAGAACACTATAATTACTCACATTAAACAGCATAACAACAAAATAATTTTTGAGGAGCTCTGGAAAAAACTAAAGGGAAAGCTTACTAGGTACCCTCCAGCGACTAacaaaaatccaaaaggtGAGCAAACGACAGATGATACTACCAAGGATATAAGAGGACATGGCAATTCAAAGGAAGCTGATGAGAAAGCAGAGGAGAGAACATCAACAGGTTCTATGCAAGACTCTAAACATAACATTCATTCTGGAGAATTCGATGCTGTTGGATGTGGCATTGGAGTAACATTTGGTATATTGGCGATATGTGTTGGTATCTATTTGCTATTTCCTTCCATTAAAAGGCTTGCAAATCATTATACCATTAAAAAGTTTATGTATAGTCGCTACGTTTAG
- a CDS encoding hypothetical protein (encoded by transcript BEWA_016150A) has protein sequence MSILVLLYTVSLLDLCYCREPSSLRKEVVNTTFDLSSPNPSLARDYESAVDGVTYYSYFPKGVWFNKVVDARVTIWEAEGEERCTIPFLSVEGDKSRLVLHVWPNSVESKMLYYEKVYGEWKIASVRFKGLPESEKVVSQDDDEIGDLDEALPETKVEEHETPEVSIEDSKPEKESEVLEEPTIEPKVFTHEDIVVEGILKVYEFSPSTETSKEVSIAEDSHTEVPEEAKDSPKTSADPFRLPSTFPDPEDVGPLVSKVNTSRFNVEEGEEDCVKVLKLKAKGRLTRKVRYDGQKLWSSGIVGPSFFSAILYMDGDKPTLAVIRTTGSFIGEYMEYRYHDGIKWKNCNEGCHINRLEKLKKQYKYATPSTLDLSNPDTSKFDVHTETESGASFKSYTPRDAFHISSVMDAGATVWKSSGDEKCVFVESYAKGGVELLYLETSGGTMSKYFEKVDGQWRDITEEGFNEKAKTMIGESGRDGTLNISHPSRLLCKSFDYTFAANAVRLVVPKKGVSVTKLMNDTEEVYTLSSGETLQYVDAYLNKDGNPELVLVTLRTSSGLSRRDYVKSEGKWEPCSNSGAKIKNLVVISNWESDFGLDVSTTDTKECSVFEAKLLGVTTKHFYPKPGHVAIQVKDGNKELWTGGANDRCLSCLIYKHGDKELLEMVVVKNSVVKKYFEKADGKWVEIKKEDFLTKLNDMNEETKQEPEPSDQGAQSEEIDQQESYDTQTSSPSVNIPEDQDPMTDNSEGNDTVDADSAKTTDNTVKEASEGEVESKERDIDGTLCWSSI, from the coding sequence ATGAGTATTCTGGTACTACTGTACACAGTATCTTTACTAGATCTGTGTTACTGTAGAGAACCAAGTAGTCTCCGCAAGGAAGTTGTAAACACCACCTTTgacctctcttctccaaatCCTTCCCTGGCTAGAGACTATGAAAGTGCAGTGGATGGAGTAACCTATTACTCCTACTTTCCCAAGGGAGTATGGTTCAACAAGGTTGTAGATGCTAGAGTCACCATCTGGGAAGCTgaaggagaagagagaTGTACAATACCATTCCTAAGTGTTGAAGGTGACAAGAGCAGGCTCGTTCTTCATGTTTGGCCTAATAGCGTAGAATCCAAGATGTTGTACTATGAGAAGGtatatggagaatggaagattGCAAGTGTAAGATTTAAGGGTCTTCCAGAGTCAGAGAAAGTTGTATCTCAAGATGACGATGAGATAGGAGACCTTGATGAGGCATTACCAGAGACCAAAGTAGAAGAACATGAGACTCCAGAAGTTTCTATAGAGGATTCCAAGCCAGAAAAGGAATCCGAGGTTCTAGAAGAGCCCACTATAGAACCAAAAGTATTTACCCATGAAGATATTGTAGTTGAGGGGATACTGAAAGTTTATGAATTTTCACCCAGTACTGAGACATCAAAAGAGGTTTCCATCGCAGAAGATTCACATACTGAGGTCCCCGAAGAAGCTAAAGACAGCCCTAAAACTAGTGCAGATCCCTTTCGACTACCATCAACATTTCCTGACCCTGAAGATGTAGGCCCCTTGGTCTCAAAGGTCAACACATCTCGCTTTAACGTAGAAGAGGGAGAGGAAGACTGTGTCAAGGTTCTTAAACTAAAGGCTAAGGGTCGTTTGACAAGGAAGGTAAGGTATGATGGACAAAAATTATGGTCCAGTGGTATAGTTGGTCCTTCCTTCTTTTCAGCAATACTCTACatggatggagataagCCTACTCTGGCTGTTATAAGGACAACAGGTTCTTTTATCGGTGAATACATGGAatatagataccatgatggtaTTAAATGGAAAAATTGTAACGAAGGTTGTCATATAAATAGACTAGAGAAGCTGAAGAAGCAGTATAAATATGCAACACCTTCTACTCTAGACCTTTCTAACCCGGATACCTCCAAGTTCGATGTGCATACAGAAACGGAATCTGGAGCATCCTTCAAGTCTTATACTCCAAGGGATGCCTTTCATATCTCCTCTGTTATGGATGCCGGAGCTACTGTCTGGAaatcttctggagatgaaaagtgcgtatttgtagaatcttaTGCTAAGGGTGGTGTAGAACTTCTTTACCTGGAAACTTCCGGTGGTACTATGTCtaagtactttgagaaagtaGATGGACAGTGGAGGGATATTACAGAAGAGGGTTTTAATGAGAAGGCAAAGACAATGATCGGAGAATCGGGAAGGGATGGTACTTTAAATATCTCTCATCCAAGTAGACTACTATGCAAATCCTTTGACTATACTTTTGCTGCTAACGCGGTAAGATTAGTGGTTCCCAAGAAGGGCGTTAGTGTTACAAAGCTAATGAATGATACTGAAGAGGTTTATACCCTTTCATCCGGTGAGACATTACAATATGTAGATGCATATCTcaacaaggatggtaatCCTGAACTTGTGTTGGTTACTCTCAGAACATCTTCTGGCTTATCACGAAGAGATTATGTAAAGAGTGAAGGTAAATGGGAACCTTGCAGTAACAGTGGTGCCAAGATTAAGAACTTAGTGGTTATTTCTAACTGGGAATCGGACTTTGGACTTGATGTTTCAACTACTGATACTAAAGAATGCAGTGTCTTTGAGGCAAAATTACTGGGAGTCACTACCAAGCACTTTTACCCTAAACCTGGCCATGTCGCTATCCAAGTAAAGGACGGTAATAAGGAACTATGGACCGGTGGAGCCAATGATCGTTGTCTTTCTTGccttatttataaacatgGTGATAAGGAgttactggagatggttgTGGTGAAGAATTCAGTAGTAaaaaagtactttgagaaagcTGATGGCAAGTGGGTTGAGATAAAGAAGGAGGACTTTTTAACTAAGCTAAACGATATGAATGAGGAAACCAAACAAGAGCCTGAACCCAGTGATCAAGGAGCTCAGAGTGAAGAGATCGACCAACAAGAATCTTATGATACGCAGACAAGTTCTCCATCTGTAAACATCCCTGAAGATCAAGACCCTATGACCGATAATTCTGAAGGTAATGATACCGTAGATGCAGATTCTGCTAAAACCACTGATAATACTGTGAAAGAAGCCTCGGAAGGGGAGGTTGAATCGAAGGAGAGGGATATAGACGGTACACTGTGTTGGAGCTCCATTTGA